TCTCCATGCGCTTCCTCGCCCGCACCCACCCTCGCCTCTCCGCCGCCGCTCTGCTCGGACTCGCCACCGGCGTGCTGGTCCCCGCCGATTCGATCGTCAGCAAAATCCTCATCGGCTGGAACGTCGGTGTCTGGACTTATCTGGTCCTGATGTTCTGGCTGACCGTGCGCGCCAAAGCAACGGACGTCCAACGCATCGCTGAAGTCGAAGATGAAAATGCCAGCCTGGTGCTGTTCGTGGTGTGCATTGCCGCGCTGGCGAGCCTGGCCACCATCACCTTCGAACTGGCCGGCAGCAAGGATCTGGATAGCACCCACAAACTGATGCATTACGCTTTCACAGCATTCACGGTCATTGGCTCATGGCTGCTGATCGGGGTGATTTTCTGCGTGCACTACGCAAGATTGTTTTACACCTGGGATGGCAAGGAGCCGGCGCTGCGTTTCGCCGAAGGACTGACCACCCCCAATTATTGGGATTTTCTGTACTTCTCGTTCACCGTCGGCGTCGCTGTGCAAACTTCGGATGTGGGCGTAGCGACTCGGGGCGTGCGCAAAATCGTTTTGGCGCAGTCGCTGATTGGTTTTGTGTTCAACACTGCGATTCTGGGTTTTTCGATCAATATTGCCGCCGGCTTATTCGGGTAGGCAATCGTCCGCCTGTCGGTATCGACGGGCAACCTCACAACCATTCACTTGACGGCCGATTTGTTTCTGGTGTTTCCTGAAACCGGTTTCAGGGTGATTTCCGCCTTGGGCCTATAAATCCAATAACAAGGTTTCAGACCGTGAACGACTTTTCCGCCGCCCAGCGCAGCCGCGTCACCATGCTTGATGTTGCCGAACGCGCAGGCGTGTCCAAGGCCAGCGTGTCGCGTTTCATCGGTGATGACCGCACCCTGCTGTCTGACGCCATTGCCTTGCGCATCGAACAAGCCATCAGCGAACTGGGCTACCGCCCCAACCAAATGGCCCGTGGCCTGAAACGCGGGCGTACGCGCCTGATCGGCATGCTTGTCGCCGATATCCGTAACCCTTATTCAATTGCCGTGATGCACGGGGTGGAAACCGCCTGCCGTGCGCACGGCTACAGCCTGGTGGTGTGCAACACCGACCGCGATGACGAGCAGGAGCGCCAGCATCTGGCGCTGTTGCGCTCGTACAACATCGAAGGGCTGATCGTGAACACGCTGGGCCATCACCGTGACGAATTGCATGAGCTGCGCCGCGAGATGCCACTGGTGCTGGTCGATCGCAAGGTCGATGGGCTCGACAGCGACATGGTCGGCTTGAACAACCCGCTGGCGATAGAGATGGCGCTCGCGCATCTGGAGCTGCGCGGTTATCGGGATCTGGTGATGGTCACGGAACCGTTTGACGGCACCAGTTCGCGGATCGAGCGGGTCAGCAGTTTCAAGGCGCAGATTGCTCAGCGCTCGGGATTGGCCGGTGCGGTGCTGGAAACCGGCGACGCTCTGAACGCGCAACTTCAAACATTTTTAAACACATCCGGCAAGGGCCCGAAAGCGCTCTTTTGCGCCAATGGTGTGGCGGCGTTGGCGGCCACATCGGCATTGCGAGTATTGGATGTTCGGTTGTTCGAGGATGTCGGGCTGATTGCGCTGGATGATCTGGATTGGTATCTGTTGGTGGGCAGCGGGATTACCGCGCTGGCTCAGCCGACACAAGAGATAGGCGCGCGGGCGTTCGACTGTTTGCTCAAGCGCTTGCACGGTGATGATGAGGTGGCGCGAATTGTGGATTTTGCGCCGGTGCTTATTGAGCGTGGGTCGACCCGTGAGGTTGGCGGTGTCTGATCTGACGCTATCGCGAGCAGGCTCACTCCTACATTTGGAATGCGTCCCCTGTAGGAGTGAGCCTGCTCGCGATAGCGCCCGAGGGAACAACGCAGAAACACCTGATATTTTTTTGAATAAAAATGAAACCGGTTTCAGAGGTCAAAACAATGAATAAACCAGCCGTTTCCATCAGTCTGTCCAGCTACGGCGCCGAGCTTGTGCGCCAGCGTGGCCAGGATTCCTTCATCGATATTCTCGCGGCGGCCGGGGCCAATCGCATCGAGTGGCGCGAAGAGCTGCTGACCCGTGAAGACCCGGCGCAACTGGCTCAGGCTACCCAGGCGCAGGGCCTGCAAAGCATTTATTCCTCACCCACCGAACTTTGGCTCGCAGGGCAAGCGCAGCCCAATCCCGAATTGATTACCGCGCTGCAACAGGCCCAGGTGTTCGGTTCGAAGTGGCTGAAAGTGTCGCTCGGCTATTTCACTGACAACTCTGACTTGCAGGCACTGGCCGAGCTACTCAAGCCCAGCCCGGTGCAGTTGCTGGTGGAAAACGACCAGACCCTGCATGGCGGTCGCATCGAGCCGTTTCAGCGTTTCTTCGCCGCCGTCGAGCAGCACAACCTGCCGATCAAGATGACTTTCGATATCGGCAACTGGCATTGGCAAGACCAGTCTGCCGCCAGCGCTGCACGTGCGCTCGGCCGTCATGTCGGTTATGTGCATTGCAAAGCCGTGGCTCGCCGCGCCGACGGCAAACTGGTCGCCGTACCACCAGCCATCAGCGACCTGCATCTGTGGGAACAACTGCTGCGGCACATGGACCAAGGCGTTATGCGCGCCGCCGAATACCCGTTGCAAGGCGATGACCTGGTGCAACTGACCCGCGAACACGTCGCCGCCCTCGCCCGCCTTGGTCAATCGCGCCTGGAGCCAGCTCATGTCTGAGATCGATATTCTTTCTTTCGGTGAAACCATGGCGATGCTGGTTGCCGAACAGACCGGTGATCTGGCGAAGGTCGAGCAGTTTCATAAACGTATTGCCGGGGCCGACAGTAACGTAGCGATCGGCTTGTCGCGGCTGGGTTTCAACGTCGCCTGGCTGAGCCGGGTCGGTAATGATTCACTCGGGCGCTTTGTGGTCGAGACGTTGATCAAGGAAGGTCTGGATTGCAGCCACGTTGAAGTCGATAAAACCCATCCGACCGGGTTTCAGTTCAAATCGCGCAATGACGATGGCAGCGACCCGCAAGTCGAATACTTCCGCCGTGGCTCCGCGGCCAGTCACCTGTCGCCGCGCTCCATCACTGACAACCTGCTTAACGCCCGCCATCTGCATGCCACCGGTATCCCACCGGCGCTATCCGGCTCGGCACGGGAAATGTCCTTCGAACTGATGACCC
This genomic interval from Pseudomonas koreensis contains the following:
- a CDS encoding sugar phosphate isomerase/epimerase family protein; its protein translation is MNKPAVSISLSSYGAELVRQRGQDSFIDILAAAGANRIEWREELLTREDPAQLAQATQAQGLQSIYSSPTELWLAGQAQPNPELITALQQAQVFGSKWLKVSLGYFTDNSDLQALAELLKPSPVQLLVENDQTLHGGRIEPFQRFFAAVEQHNLPIKMTFDIGNWHWQDQSAASAARALGRHVGYVHCKAVARRADGKLVAVPPAISDLHLWEQLLRHMDQGVMRAAEYPLQGDDLVQLTREHVAALARLGQSRLEPAHV
- a CDS encoding LacI family DNA-binding transcriptional regulator produces the protein MNDFSAAQRSRVTMLDVAERAGVSKASVSRFIGDDRTLLSDAIALRIEQAISELGYRPNQMARGLKRGRTRLIGMLVADIRNPYSIAVMHGVETACRAHGYSLVVCNTDRDDEQERQHLALLRSYNIEGLIVNTLGHHRDELHELRREMPLVLVDRKVDGLDSDMVGLNNPLAIEMALAHLELRGYRDLVMVTEPFDGTSSRIERVSSFKAQIAQRSGLAGAVLETGDALNAQLQTFLNTSGKGPKALFCANGVAALAATSALRVLDVRLFEDVGLIALDDLDWYLLVGSGITALAQPTQEIGARAFDCLLKRLHGDDEVARIVDFAPVLIERGSTREVGGV
- a CDS encoding DUF1345 domain-containing protein, yielding MRFLARTHPRLSAAALLGLATGVLVPADSIVSKILIGWNVGVWTYLVLMFWLTVRAKATDVQRIAEVEDENASLVLFVVCIAALASLATITFELAGSKDLDSTHKLMHYAFTAFTVIGSWLLIGVIFCVHYARLFYTWDGKEPALRFAEGLTTPNYWDFLYFSFTVGVAVQTSDVGVATRGVRKIVLAQSLIGFVFNTAILGFSINIAAGLFG